One part of the Paenibacillus silvisoli genome encodes these proteins:
- a CDS encoding lasso peptide biosynthesis B2 protein, producing the protein MLEAFICLGWARLLKALPFSRLAPSLGGRMTETPMTHESSNEMTIRRISQAVRVMSRHTVWESQCMVKAIAAKKMLDRRRIESTLYLGTARDEQGKMIAHAWLRSGPFYVTGAEEMHLFTVVASFGTDNTQGED; encoded by the coding sequence ATGCTCGAAGCTTTCATCTGTTTAGGCTGGGCGCGGCTATTAAAAGCGCTGCCGTTCTCCCGGCTCGCGCCGTCCTTGGGCGGACGCATGACGGAAACTCCGATGACCCATGAGTCATCGAACGAAATGACGATCCGCCGCATCTCTCAAGCGGTACGGGTTATGAGCCGTCATACCGTCTGGGAAAGCCAGTGCATGGTCAAAGCGATCGCGGCCAAGAAAATGCTGGATCGGCGCCGGATCGAAAGCACGCTCTACCTGGGTACCGCTAGAGATGAACAAGGGAAAATGATTGCGCATGCCTGGCTTCGAAGCGGGCCGTTCTACGTAACCGGGGCCGAAGAGATGCACCTGTTCACGGTAGTGGCTTCTTTTGGAACGGACAACACGCAAG